CGCCCGAGGACGCGGGCCGCTTCGCGCGCGACGGCGGTCGCATCCGCTTCACCGCCCGCAGCGCCACCGTGGTGCGCGTGGAACGGATCGCGCCGCCCATCGTGCGGGTGACGGTGACCGGACCCGACTTCGCGGACTTCACCAGCGTCGGACCCGCCGATCACGTGCGGCTCTTCTTCCCCGATCCGGTCACCGGCGAACTGGTGGCGCCGAAGCCGGTCGGCGTGGGCGAGGACGGCATCGTCCGCCCCGACCGCGCATCGATCGCCCGTGACTTCACGCCGTTGCCGCGTGCCGTCGACGGGGGTGTCGAGCTGGACCTCGATTTCTTCACGCACCCCGACCCCGGACCGGCATCGGCCTGGGCCGAGAGCGCGCAGCCGGGGGACCAGCTCGTCGTCATCGGCCCGCGCGGATCCAAGCGCGCTCCGCAGGACATCGACGCCCTCCTGCTGCTCTGCGACGAGACGTCACTGCCCTCGGTCTCGCGCTGGGTGCGCGACGTACCGCCTGGCACCACGGTCGACGTGGTCGCGGCGGTGCCCGGCGACGCCTCATGGGTCGCCGGATACATCGGTGCCGGCGCGGGTGTCACCGTGCGGGTGCATCTCGTCCCCGAGGCCGCGAAGTGGCTCGATGCCGTGCGCGGCCTGGCGATCGGCGCGGGCACGTTCGTGTGGGCGGCGGGCGAGGCGTCGGCGCTCGTGCCGCTGCGGCGGTACCTGCGCCGCGAGCTCGGGCTGCCCGCGGCGCAGGCGGTCGTCAGCGGCTATTGGCGCAGCGGCGTGGTGGCGTTCGACCACCATGCCCCCGTCGATCCCGCCGATCCGGACTGATCACGCGTCACCGGCCGATCAGGCCTCGACGCGCGCGTACCCGCTGATGTCGGGGTACGGCGGTTCGCGATCGGCCTGCAGATCCACCTCGAACGTGTTCAGCAGCATGCCGAGCATCGTGAAGTTGCCGAGCGAGGCCACCGTGTCGACGACGCCCACCTCGCCGAAGTGGCCGACCATCTGGTCGAAGAGCTCCTGCGGCACGAAGTGCTCGGCGAGCAGCTCGGTGCAGAACGCGTAGAAGACCTGGTCCTCGTCGCGATCGAAGACCGGCGTCTCGCGCCGGGCGAGCGCGTCGACGGCCCCTTGCGGAATGCCTTCGCGCACGGCGACGTCGACGTGCGCATTCCAGGAGTACTGGGCGTCGAACCGGCGGGCGGCGATCAGCAGCGCCAGTTCACGCAGCCGCAGCGGCAGACTCGAGTCCCAGCGCAGGTACGATCCGAGCTGCTCGACCCGGTCGCACAGCTCGGGGCTCTGCAGCCACACCTGGAACGGCGCTCCCAGCCGGCCGCGGGAACCTGCGATCCTCTCGAACACTTCCTGCTGGCGCGGAGACATCTCCTCCGGCGCGATCTTGCTGATGCGCATGCGGGCGCGTCCCTTCGTCGGTTACTCCGATGAGTCAAGCCGCGCGGGCGTGCGCCAACCAGCATCCACTCTGCAACGTAACCGTGCAGGACCGGGCAGCCACCTCAGCCGAGCTGCGGAGCCTGCTCCTCGACGCTGCGCGTACTGCGCTCATCCTGCTTCGGCTTCGGATCGCGCATGAACAGTGACGCAGCGACGCCCACGAGGATCACCGCCGCCGGCAGCAGGGTGGCCTGCGCCATCGCCGTGGAGAACGGCTCCGCGATCTGCTCGGGCAGAGTGCCTCCCCCGATACCGTTCGCCGCGTCGTCGAGTCCGGGGAGGTTCGCTTCGAGCCGCCCCTGCATGACGGCGGCGATCGCGGCCGATCCGACCACCGAGCCGACGGTGCGCATCGTGTTGTAGACCCCTGATCCGGCGCCGGCCTGGCGTGGCGTCAGGCTGCGCGTCGCCGTCGCGGCCATCGGACCCCACATGCCGGACTGTCCGATGCCCATGAGCGCGGACGGCAGCAGCAGCGCCCAGATCGGGACGTCCATGTTCATCACGAGGGCGTACCAGACGAGCGAGCCAGACACGAGCAGCATCCCCGGGACGAGCAGCCAGCGAGCGTCGACGCGATCCTGCAACCGACCGACCAACGGCGACAGGACCCCGACGCACACCGCCATCGGGATCAGGATCAGCGCCGACTCGGTGGGCGTGAGGCCCCGAGCCAGCTGCAGGAAGAACATGAGCGGCAGCGCCATGCTCGCGGCGGTGAAGCCCACCGCCGCCACACCGACGCTTGCCGCGGAGAAGTTGCGACTGCGGAACAGCTCCATCGGCACGAGCGCCTCGCTGCGGGTGCGGAACTGCTGCCACACGAACACCCCGAGGACGACGACGCCGGCGCCGATCAGCACGGGTACCGAGATCGGCCCCCAGATCACGCCCCAGTCGTAGTGCTCGGCCTCCTGCAGCCCGAAGACGATGAGGAACAGCGCAATCGCACTGAGGAACACGCCGACCACGTCGAAGCGGTGCGGGTGGGTCTCGAGCTTCGGCACGAGGATCCATGCCATGACGAAGGCGATGATGCCGACGGGGAGGTTCACGAAGAAGATCCACTCCCAGCCGAGACCGTCCACGAGCAGGCCGCCGGCAAGCGGGCCGACGAGCATCGCGACGCCTGACGTCGAGCCCCACAGCCCCATCGCCGCACCACGTCGGTTCGGCGGGAAGGTACGCGTGATGACAGCCATGGTCTGCGGCGTCATCATCGACGCCCCAAGACCCTGAACAGCGCGCATGGCGATGAGGGTGCCGAGGGTGGGAGACAGCCCGCAGCCGAGGGATGCCAGGGTGAACACCGCCAGCCCGATCAGGTAGATGTTCTTGGGCCCGAACCGGTCACCGAGACGCCCCGTGATGAGCAGCGGGACGGCATAGGCGAGCAGATACGCCGACGTCACCCAGATCACGTTGTCGAGGTTGTTGGTGCCCGGGTCGAGCGCGGCCTTGATCGCCGGATTGGCGACCGAGACGATCGTCGTATCGACGAGGATCATGAAGAACCCGATGACCAGTGCCCAGAGGGCAGGCCACGGGTTGCGCTGCACGGCCGGGCCGGTTGCGGGGGTGGTGTTCATGAGATGACGCTTTCTCTGAAGGCGTCGAGCCGCTCGCGCGTCTCGACAGGGAGTTCGTCGATGCCCCACGCGACGGTGGGGTCGGCCAGCCTCGAGAGGAATCCGTCGAGCCAGGCGAAGTCGGCATCCAGAATCGCGCTCTCCCGCTCGATCTCGACGAGGAACTGCACCGGCACCTCGCGGGCGGCCGCGGCGGCGAGGCGATCACGTAGTTCGGCGGTGTACTCGGCGAGGGCGGCGCGGCGCTGCGTCAGCAGGTCGATGACCTCGCCGCGCGGCAGATCGTGGGACTCTGACAGCGCGACTCGGAACTCGGTGAGCCGCCCCAGCCGGGGGAGCTCCTGCCGCACCCATTGCGCACCGGCTTCCGCGCCGCGTTCCGTCAGCCGGTAGGTCGTGCGAGCCGGGCGGTTGCCGGCGCGGTCGATGCCGACCGACGCCGCGTATCCGCGCCGCTCCAGCCGCGTGACCGTGTGATAGAACGTGCCGTTCGCGATGGTGACGAGTCGGTCGTCGCCCCGCTGACGGATGAGGCGCATCATCTCGTACGGATGCATGTCGCGCTCGCGCAGCAGTCCGACCACGATGACGCTCAACGGCGTGAGGCTCTCTGCCATCCGCGCCCTCCCTATTAGTCCATATGGACTATAGAGCATTACGGCATGAGGGGTGATGCGGAGGCCGCGGGCCGCGCCTCATCGTGGCCGACGAGTGATCACACAGCGGCGGCCCTGAGCCGCCTCAGCAATTCGTCGACACCCTCGGTCCAGGGTGTTCCGTGTCCGGGGAGCACCCAACTCGCACGGACATCCTCGAGCCGTGCGAGGGAGTCCAGCGCCCGCTGCGGATCGTCGGTGAACGGCGCCGGCTGCGGGCCGCGCTGCCCGGTGAGGACATGGCGCGTCGTCAGCGCGTCGCCGACGAAGAGCGCGTCGACCGCGGGCACATGCACGGCGATGCTGCCCGGCGAATGTCCTGGCAGGGGGATCACCCGGGGGCTGCCCGGCAGGGCGAGCACGTGCTCGCCCTGGATTTCGACGACCTCGGTGAGGTGGCGGGTCCGGCCCCCGCCCTTGCGCAGCGCGTACCAGAAGAACCCGAGGGTCGCGCCGGCCCGCATCCGCGGGCGTGCGGTCGCCGGTGGCTTCTCGCCCCGCGCGCGGCCGGCGTCGGCCTCGTGGATGAAGACCGGCACGCCGTGATCGCGGCGCAGCCGCTCCGCGAACCCCACGTGATCGCTGT
This DNA window, taken from Microbacterium invictum, encodes the following:
- a CDS encoding siderophore-interacting protein, encoding MTSEPKGPARRRPPEDAGRFARDGGRIRFTARSATVVRVERIAPPIVRVTVTGPDFADFTSVGPADHVRLFFPDPVTGELVAPKPVGVGEDGIVRPDRASIARDFTPLPRAVDGGVELDLDFFTHPDPGPASAWAESAQPGDQLVVIGPRGSKRAPQDIDALLLLCDETSLPSVSRWVRDVPPGTTVDVVAAVPGDASWVAGYIGAGAGVTVRVHLVPEAAKWLDAVRGLAIGAGTFVWAAGEASALVPLRRYLRRELGLPAAQAVVSGYWRSGVVAFDHHAPVDPADPD
- a CDS encoding carboxymuconolactone decarboxylase family protein, coding for MRISKIAPEEMSPRQQEVFERIAGSRGRLGAPFQVWLQSPELCDRVEQLGSYLRWDSSLPLRLRELALLIAARRFDAQYSWNAHVDVAVREGIPQGAVDALARRETPVFDRDEDQVFYAFCTELLAEHFVPQELFDQMVGHFGEVGVVDTVASLGNFTMLGMLLNTFEVDLQADREPPYPDISGYARVEA
- a CDS encoding MFS transporter, with the translated sequence MNTTPATGPAVQRNPWPALWALVIGFFMILVDTTIVSVANPAIKAALDPGTNNLDNVIWVTSAYLLAYAVPLLITGRLGDRFGPKNIYLIGLAVFTLASLGCGLSPTLGTLIAMRAVQGLGASMMTPQTMAVITRTFPPNRRGAAMGLWGSTSGVAMLVGPLAGGLLVDGLGWEWIFFVNLPVGIIAFVMAWILVPKLETHPHRFDVVGVFLSAIALFLIVFGLQEAEHYDWGVIWGPISVPVLIGAGVVVLGVFVWQQFRTRSEALVPMELFRSRNFSAASVGVAAVGFTAASMALPLMFFLQLARGLTPTESALILIPMAVCVGVLSPLVGRLQDRVDARWLLVPGMLLVSGSLVWYALVMNMDVPIWALLLPSALMGIGQSGMWGPMAATATRSLTPRQAGAGSGVYNTMRTVGSVVGSAAIAAVMQGRLEANLPGLDDAANGIGGGTLPEQIAEPFSTAMAQATLLPAAVILVGVAASLFMRDPKPKQDERSTRSVEEQAPQLG
- a CDS encoding PadR family transcriptional regulator produces the protein MAESLTPLSVIVVGLLRERDMHPYEMMRLIRQRGDDRLVTIANGTFYHTVTRLERRGYAASVGIDRAGNRPARTTYRLTERGAEAGAQWVRQELPRLGRLTEFRVALSESHDLPRGEVIDLLTQRRAALAEYTAELRDRLAAAAAREVPVQFLVEIERESAILDADFAWLDGFLSRLADPTVAWGIDELPVETRERLDAFRESVIS
- a CDS encoding MBL fold metallo-hydrolase, whose protein sequence is MELAPGLHRIGNDIVAAYLIDTEAGITVVDAGLPGHWTELLVELSRMGKSPEDIRGLILTHGDSDHVGFAERLRRDHGVPVFIHEADAGRARGEKPPATARPRMRAGATLGFFWYALRKGGGRTRHLTEVVEIQGEHVLALPGSPRVIPLPGHSPGSIAVHVPAVDALFVGDALTTRHVLTGQRGPQPAPFTDDPQRALDSLARLEDVRASWVLPGHGTPWTEGVDELLRRLRAAAV